A genomic window from Vanessa atalanta chromosome 7, ilVanAtal1.2, whole genome shotgun sequence includes:
- the LOC125065479 gene encoding glutamate-gated chloride channel isoform X3, translating into MGWSCVVARAVAFLLMLSRASALTSDIFAAGKSDKEILDNLLKNSRYDKRLLPPVDGVLTVNVSVLLLSLASPDESSLKYEVEFLLQQQWYDPRLRYSNQSHYDFLNAIHHHEDIWLPDTYFIMHGDFKDPIIPMHFALRIYRNGTINYLMRRHLILSCQGRLNIFPFDDPLCSFALESISYEQSAITYVWKNDEDTLRKSPSLTTLNAYLIQNQTIPCPIKASWRGNYSCLKVDLIFTRDRAFYFTTVFIPGIILVTSSFITFWLEWNAVPARSMIGNYSCLKVDLIFTRDRSFYFTTVFIPGIILVTSSFITFWLEWNAVPARVMIGVTTMLNFFTTSNGFRSTLPVVSNLTAMNVWDGVCMCFIYASLLEFVCVNYVGRKRPLHNVVYRPGENPVTQEAMAFLNWAKSETPQPESSGAGDKKRESTGAADLVTCTACTGAPGSCTHTTNNGGVSEPCFVQVRKKEPPHPIRVAKTIDVIARITFPTAYAVFLIFFFIHYKAFS; encoded by the exons ATGGGTTGGTCATGCGTGGTGGCACGCGCCGTGGCTTTTCTCCTCATGCTCAGCAGAGCATCCGCGCTAACGTCCGACAT ctTTGCAGCGGGCAAGTCGGACAAAGAGATTCTGGACAATCTACTAAAAAACTCCCGCTATGACAAAAGACTGCTTCCACCAGTAGATg GTGTCCTCACCGTAAATGTTAGCGTGCTACTTCTTAGTTTAGCATCTCCAGATGAATCTAGtctt AAATACGAGGTGGAGTTTCTTCTGCAGCAGCAGTGGTATGACCCTCGATTGCGATATTCTAATCAGTCGCATTACGACTTCCTAAATGCCATCCATCATCACGAGGACATCTGGTTGCCTGACACATACTTCATAATGCATGGGGATTTTAAA GATCCAATAATACCTATGCATTTTGCGTTGCGCATATACCGGAATGGCACAATCAACTACTTAATGCGGCGTCATCTCATACTGTCCTGCCAGGGGCGGCTCAACATCTTCCCTTTTGATGACCCTTTGTGTTCATTTGCATTAGAGAGTA tatctTATGAGCAATCGGCTATTACCTATGTATGGAAGAATGACGAGGACACGCTGAGAAAGTCGCCATCATTGACGACCCTGAATGCGTACCTCATCCAGAATCAAACCATTCCTTGTCCCATCAAAGCTAGCTGGAGAG GTAACTACAGCTGTCTAAAGGTGGACCTTATTTTTACGAGAGACCGAGCATTCTACTTTACCACAGTATTTATCCCTGGAATTATTCTGGTGACCTCTTCCTTCATCACATTTTGGCTGGAATGGAACGCGGTTCCAGCCCGTTCCATGATAG GTAATTACAGCTGCCTGAAAGTGGATCTCATCTTCACGCGAGATAGATCATTTTACTTCACTACCGTTTTCATTCCGGGGATCATTTTGGTGACTTCgtcttttattactttttggcTGGAATGGAATGCAGTGCCTGCTAGAGTTATGatag GCGTAACGACAATGTTGAATTTCTTCACAACGTCGAACGGTTTCCGGTCAACCCTACCTGTGGTTTCCAACTTAACAGCTATGAACGTTTGGGACGGGGTATGCATGTGTTTCATCTACGCATCGCTACTTGAGTTCGTGTGTGTGAACTATGTCGGTCGAAAACGACCACTTCACAATGTCGTGTACAGACCCGGCGAAAATCCAGTGACGCAG GAGGCGATGGCATTCCTCAATTGGGCTAAATCAGAAACGCCCCAACCGGAGTCTAGCGGTGCT GGTGATAAAAAGCGAGAGTCGACAGGAGCGGCCGACTTGGTGACGTGCACGGCCTGCACGGGGGCTCCTGGGTCGTGCACCCATACAACTAATAATGGCGGTGTATCAGag CCATGTTTCGTCCAGGTCCGTAAAAAGGAGCCGCCGCATCCGATCCGTGTGGCGAAGACGATCGACGTCATCGCCCGCATCACTTTCCCCACTGCCTATGCTGTGTTTCTTATCTTCTTCTTCATACACTACAAGGCCTTCTCTTAA
- the LOC125065479 gene encoding glutamate-gated chloride channel isoform X8 → MGWSCVVARAVAFLLMLSRASALTSDIFAAGKSDKEILDNLLKNSRYDKRLLPPVDGVLTVNVSVLLLSLASPDESSLKYEVEFLLQQQWYDPRLRYSNQSHYDFLNAIHHHEDIWLPDTYFIMHGDFKDPIIPMHFALRIYRNGTINYLMRRHLILSCQGRLNIFPFDDPLCSFALESISYEQSAITYVWKNDEDTLRKSPSLTTLNAYLIQNQTIPCPIKASWRGNYSCLKVDLIFTRDRAFYFTTVFIPGIILVTSSFITFWLEWNAVPARSMIGNYSCLKVDLIFTRDRSFYFTTVFIPGIILVTSSFITFWLEWNAVPARVMIGVTTMLNFFTTSNGFRSTLPVVSNLTAMNVWDGVCMCFIYASLLEFVCVNYVGRKRPLHNVVYRPGENPVTQRLPAVLSRIGIILASPLGDKKRESTGAADLVTCTACTGAPGSCTHTTNNGGVSEVRKKEPPHPIRVAKTIDVIARITFPTAYAVFLIFFFIHYKAFS, encoded by the exons ATGGGTTGGTCATGCGTGGTGGCACGCGCCGTGGCTTTTCTCCTCATGCTCAGCAGAGCATCCGCGCTAACGTCCGACAT ctTTGCAGCGGGCAAGTCGGACAAAGAGATTCTGGACAATCTACTAAAAAACTCCCGCTATGACAAAAGACTGCTTCCACCAGTAGATg GTGTCCTCACCGTAAATGTTAGCGTGCTACTTCTTAGTTTAGCATCTCCAGATGAATCTAGtctt AAATACGAGGTGGAGTTTCTTCTGCAGCAGCAGTGGTATGACCCTCGATTGCGATATTCTAATCAGTCGCATTACGACTTCCTAAATGCCATCCATCATCACGAGGACATCTGGTTGCCTGACACATACTTCATAATGCATGGGGATTTTAAA GATCCAATAATACCTATGCATTTTGCGTTGCGCATATACCGGAATGGCACAATCAACTACTTAATGCGGCGTCATCTCATACTGTCCTGCCAGGGGCGGCTCAACATCTTCCCTTTTGATGACCCTTTGTGTTCATTTGCATTAGAGAGTA tatctTATGAGCAATCGGCTATTACCTATGTATGGAAGAATGACGAGGACACGCTGAGAAAGTCGCCATCATTGACGACCCTGAATGCGTACCTCATCCAGAATCAAACCATTCCTTGTCCCATCAAAGCTAGCTGGAGAG GTAACTACAGCTGTCTAAAGGTGGACCTTATTTTTACGAGAGACCGAGCATTCTACTTTACCACAGTATTTATCCCTGGAATTATTCTGGTGACCTCTTCCTTCATCACATTTTGGCTGGAATGGAACGCGGTTCCAGCCCGTTCCATGATAG GTAATTACAGCTGCCTGAAAGTGGATCTCATCTTCACGCGAGATAGATCATTTTACTTCACTACCGTTTTCATTCCGGGGATCATTTTGGTGACTTCgtcttttattactttttggcTGGAATGGAATGCAGTGCCTGCTAGAGTTATGatag GCGTAACGACAATGTTGAATTTCTTCACAACGTCGAACGGTTTCCGGTCAACCCTACCTGTGGTTTCCAACTTAACAGCTATGAACGTTTGGGACGGGGTATGCATGTGTTTCATCTACGCATCGCTACTTGAGTTCGTGTGTGTGAACTATGTCGGTCGAAAACGACCACTTCACAATGTCGTGTACAGACCCGGCGAAAATCCAGTGACGCAG CGACTGCCCGCAGTTCTCAGCAGAATTGGCATTATACTGGCCAGCCCTTTG GGTGATAAAAAGCGAGAGTCGACAGGAGCGGCCGACTTGGTGACGTGCACGGCCTGCACGGGGGCTCCTGGGTCGTGCACCCATACAACTAATAATGGCGGTGTATCAGag GTCCGTAAAAAGGAGCCGCCGCATCCGATCCGTGTGGCGAAGACGATCGACGTCATCGCCCGCATCACTTTCCCCACTGCCTATGCTGTGTTTCTTATCTTCTTCTTCATACACTACAAGGCCTTCTCTTAA
- the LOC125065479 gene encoding glutamate-gated chloride channel isoform X5, whose protein sequence is MGWSCVVARAVAFLLMLSRASALTSDIFAAGKSDKEILDNLLKNSRYDKRLLPPVDGVLTVNVSVLLLSLASPDESSLKYEVEFLLQQQWYDPRLRYSNQSHYDFLNAIHHHEDIWLPDTYFIMHGDFKDPIIPMHFALRIYRNGTINYLMRRHLILSCQGRLNIFPFDDPLCSFALESISYEQSAITYVWKNDEDTLRKSPSLTTLNAYLIQNQTIPCPIKASWRGNYSCLKVDLIFTRDRAFYFTTVFIPGIILVTSSFITFWLEWNAVPARSMIGNYSCLKVDLIFTRDRSFYFTTVFIPGIILVTSSFITFWLEWNAVPARVMIGVTTMLNFFTTSNGFRSTLPVVSNLTAMNVWDGVCMCFIYASLLEFVCVNYVGRKRPLHNVVYRPGENPVTQRLPAVLSRIGIILASPLGDKKRESTGAADLVTCTACTGAPGSCTHTTNNGGVSEPCFVQVRKKEPPHPIRVAKTIDVIARITFPTAYAVFLIFFFIHYKAFS, encoded by the exons ATGGGTTGGTCATGCGTGGTGGCACGCGCCGTGGCTTTTCTCCTCATGCTCAGCAGAGCATCCGCGCTAACGTCCGACAT ctTTGCAGCGGGCAAGTCGGACAAAGAGATTCTGGACAATCTACTAAAAAACTCCCGCTATGACAAAAGACTGCTTCCACCAGTAGATg GTGTCCTCACCGTAAATGTTAGCGTGCTACTTCTTAGTTTAGCATCTCCAGATGAATCTAGtctt AAATACGAGGTGGAGTTTCTTCTGCAGCAGCAGTGGTATGACCCTCGATTGCGATATTCTAATCAGTCGCATTACGACTTCCTAAATGCCATCCATCATCACGAGGACATCTGGTTGCCTGACACATACTTCATAATGCATGGGGATTTTAAA GATCCAATAATACCTATGCATTTTGCGTTGCGCATATACCGGAATGGCACAATCAACTACTTAATGCGGCGTCATCTCATACTGTCCTGCCAGGGGCGGCTCAACATCTTCCCTTTTGATGACCCTTTGTGTTCATTTGCATTAGAGAGTA tatctTATGAGCAATCGGCTATTACCTATGTATGGAAGAATGACGAGGACACGCTGAGAAAGTCGCCATCATTGACGACCCTGAATGCGTACCTCATCCAGAATCAAACCATTCCTTGTCCCATCAAAGCTAGCTGGAGAG GTAACTACAGCTGTCTAAAGGTGGACCTTATTTTTACGAGAGACCGAGCATTCTACTTTACCACAGTATTTATCCCTGGAATTATTCTGGTGACCTCTTCCTTCATCACATTTTGGCTGGAATGGAACGCGGTTCCAGCCCGTTCCATGATAG GTAATTACAGCTGCCTGAAAGTGGATCTCATCTTCACGCGAGATAGATCATTTTACTTCACTACCGTTTTCATTCCGGGGATCATTTTGGTGACTTCgtcttttattactttttggcTGGAATGGAATGCAGTGCCTGCTAGAGTTATGatag GCGTAACGACAATGTTGAATTTCTTCACAACGTCGAACGGTTTCCGGTCAACCCTACCTGTGGTTTCCAACTTAACAGCTATGAACGTTTGGGACGGGGTATGCATGTGTTTCATCTACGCATCGCTACTTGAGTTCGTGTGTGTGAACTATGTCGGTCGAAAACGACCACTTCACAATGTCGTGTACAGACCCGGCGAAAATCCAGTGACGCAG CGACTGCCCGCAGTTCTCAGCAGAATTGGCATTATACTGGCCAGCCCTTTG GGTGATAAAAAGCGAGAGTCGACAGGAGCGGCCGACTTGGTGACGTGCACGGCCTGCACGGGGGCTCCTGGGTCGTGCACCCATACAACTAATAATGGCGGTGTATCAGag CCATGTTTCGTCCAGGTCCGTAAAAAGGAGCCGCCGCATCCGATCCGTGTGGCGAAGACGATCGACGTCATCGCCCGCATCACTTTCCCCACTGCCTATGCTGTGTTTCTTATCTTCTTCTTCATACACTACAAGGCCTTCTCTTAA
- the LOC125065479 gene encoding glutamate-gated chloride channel isoform X7 yields MGWSCVVARAVAFLLMLSRASALTSDIFAAGKSDKEILDNLLKNSRYDKRLLPPVDGVLTVNVSVLLLSLASPDESSLKYEVEFLLQQQWYDPRLRYSNQSHYDFLNAIHHHEDIWLPDTYFIMHGDFKDPIIPMHFALRIYRNGTINYLMRRHLILSCQGRLNIFPFDDPLCSFALESISYEQSAITYVWKNDEDTLRKSPSLTTLNAYLIQNQTIPCPIKASWRADGISLYEDDEELTCNLCQRRFEEQGNYSCLKVDLIFTRDRSFYFTTVFIPGIILVTSSFITFWLEWNAVPARVMIGVTTMLNFFTTSNGFRSTLPVVSNLTAMNVWDGVCMCFIYASLLEFVCVNYVGRKRPLHNVVYRPGENPVTQRLPAVLSRIGIILASPLEAMAFLNWAKSETPQPESSGAGDKKRESTGAADLVTCTACTGAPGSCTHTTNNGGVSEPCFVQVRKKEPPHPIRVAKTIDVIARITFPTAYAVFLIFFFIHYKAFS; encoded by the exons ATGGGTTGGTCATGCGTGGTGGCACGCGCCGTGGCTTTTCTCCTCATGCTCAGCAGAGCATCCGCGCTAACGTCCGACAT ctTTGCAGCGGGCAAGTCGGACAAAGAGATTCTGGACAATCTACTAAAAAACTCCCGCTATGACAAAAGACTGCTTCCACCAGTAGATg GTGTCCTCACCGTAAATGTTAGCGTGCTACTTCTTAGTTTAGCATCTCCAGATGAATCTAGtctt AAATACGAGGTGGAGTTTCTTCTGCAGCAGCAGTGGTATGACCCTCGATTGCGATATTCTAATCAGTCGCATTACGACTTCCTAAATGCCATCCATCATCACGAGGACATCTGGTTGCCTGACACATACTTCATAATGCATGGGGATTTTAAA GATCCAATAATACCTATGCATTTTGCGTTGCGCATATACCGGAATGGCACAATCAACTACTTAATGCGGCGTCATCTCATACTGTCCTGCCAGGGGCGGCTCAACATCTTCCCTTTTGATGACCCTTTGTGTTCATTTGCATTAGAGAGTA tatctTATGAGCAATCGGCTATTACCTATGTATGGAAGAATGACGAGGACACGCTGAGAAAGTCGCCATCATTGACGACCCTGAATGCGTACCTCATCCAGAATCAAACCATTCCTTGTCCCATCAAAGCTAGCTGGAGAG CTGATGGTATTTCCCTTTACGAGGACGATGAAGAGCTGACATGTAATCTTTGCCAGAGACGCTTTGAGGAGCAAG GTAATTACAGCTGCCTGAAAGTGGATCTCATCTTCACGCGAGATAGATCATTTTACTTCACTACCGTTTTCATTCCGGGGATCATTTTGGTGACTTCgtcttttattactttttggcTGGAATGGAATGCAGTGCCTGCTAGAGTTATGatag GCGTAACGACAATGTTGAATTTCTTCACAACGTCGAACGGTTTCCGGTCAACCCTACCTGTGGTTTCCAACTTAACAGCTATGAACGTTTGGGACGGGGTATGCATGTGTTTCATCTACGCATCGCTACTTGAGTTCGTGTGTGTGAACTATGTCGGTCGAAAACGACCACTTCACAATGTCGTGTACAGACCCGGCGAAAATCCAGTGACGCAG CGACTGCCCGCAGTTCTCAGCAGAATTGGCATTATACTGGCCAGCCCTTTG GAGGCGATGGCATTCCTCAATTGGGCTAAATCAGAAACGCCCCAACCGGAGTCTAGCGGTGCT GGTGATAAAAAGCGAGAGTCGACAGGAGCGGCCGACTTGGTGACGTGCACGGCCTGCACGGGGGCTCCTGGGTCGTGCACCCATACAACTAATAATGGCGGTGTATCAGag CCATGTTTCGTCCAGGTCCGTAAAAAGGAGCCGCCGCATCCGATCCGTGTGGCGAAGACGATCGACGTCATCGCCCGCATCACTTTCCCCACTGCCTATGCTGTGTTTCTTATCTTCTTCTTCATACACTACAAGGCCTTCTCTTAA
- the LOC125065479 gene encoding glutamate-gated chloride channel isoform X21 codes for MGWSCVVARAVAFLLMLSRASALTSDIFAAGKSDKEILDNLLKNSRYDKRLLPPVDGVLTVNVSVLLLSLASPDESSLKYEVEFLLQQQWYDPRLRYSNQSHYDFLNAIHHHEDIWLPDTYFIMHGDFKDPIIPMHFALRIYRNGTINYLMRRHLILSCQGRLNIFPFDDPLCSFALESISYEQSAITYVWKNDEDTLRKSPSLTTLNAYLIQNQTIPCPIKASWRGNYSCLKVDLIFTRDRSFYFTTVFIPGIILVTSSFITFWLEWNAVPARVMIGVTTMLNFFTTSNGFRSTLPVVSNLTAMNVWDGVCMCFIYASLLEFVCVNYVGRKRPLHNVVYRPGENPVTQGDKKRESTGAADLVTCTACTGAPGSCTHTTNNGGVSEPCFVQVRKKEPPHPIRVAKTIDVIARITFPTAYAVFLIFFFIHYKAFS; via the exons ATGGGTTGGTCATGCGTGGTGGCACGCGCCGTGGCTTTTCTCCTCATGCTCAGCAGAGCATCCGCGCTAACGTCCGACAT ctTTGCAGCGGGCAAGTCGGACAAAGAGATTCTGGACAATCTACTAAAAAACTCCCGCTATGACAAAAGACTGCTTCCACCAGTAGATg GTGTCCTCACCGTAAATGTTAGCGTGCTACTTCTTAGTTTAGCATCTCCAGATGAATCTAGtctt AAATACGAGGTGGAGTTTCTTCTGCAGCAGCAGTGGTATGACCCTCGATTGCGATATTCTAATCAGTCGCATTACGACTTCCTAAATGCCATCCATCATCACGAGGACATCTGGTTGCCTGACACATACTTCATAATGCATGGGGATTTTAAA GATCCAATAATACCTATGCATTTTGCGTTGCGCATATACCGGAATGGCACAATCAACTACTTAATGCGGCGTCATCTCATACTGTCCTGCCAGGGGCGGCTCAACATCTTCCCTTTTGATGACCCTTTGTGTTCATTTGCATTAGAGAGTA tatctTATGAGCAATCGGCTATTACCTATGTATGGAAGAATGACGAGGACACGCTGAGAAAGTCGCCATCATTGACGACCCTGAATGCGTACCTCATCCAGAATCAAACCATTCCTTGTCCCATCAAAGCTAGCTGGAGAG GTAATTACAGCTGCCTGAAAGTGGATCTCATCTTCACGCGAGATAGATCATTTTACTTCACTACCGTTTTCATTCCGGGGATCATTTTGGTGACTTCgtcttttattactttttggcTGGAATGGAATGCAGTGCCTGCTAGAGTTATGatag GCGTAACGACAATGTTGAATTTCTTCACAACGTCGAACGGTTTCCGGTCAACCCTACCTGTGGTTTCCAACTTAACAGCTATGAACGTTTGGGACGGGGTATGCATGTGTTTCATCTACGCATCGCTACTTGAGTTCGTGTGTGTGAACTATGTCGGTCGAAAACGACCACTTCACAATGTCGTGTACAGACCCGGCGAAAATCCAGTGACGCAG GGTGATAAAAAGCGAGAGTCGACAGGAGCGGCCGACTTGGTGACGTGCACGGCCTGCACGGGGGCTCCTGGGTCGTGCACCCATACAACTAATAATGGCGGTGTATCAGag CCATGTTTCGTCCAGGTCCGTAAAAAGGAGCCGCCGCATCCGATCCGTGTGGCGAAGACGATCGACGTCATCGCCCGCATCACTTTCCCCACTGCCTATGCTGTGTTTCTTATCTTCTTCTTCATACACTACAAGGCCTTCTCTTAA
- the LOC125065479 gene encoding glutamate-gated chloride channel isoform X23, whose translation MGWSCVVARAVAFLLMLSRASALTSDIFAAGKSDKEILDNLLKNSRYDKRLLPPVDGVLTVNVSVLLLSLASPDESSLKYEVEFLLQQQWYDPRLRYSNQSHYDFLNAIHHHEDIWLPDTYFIMHGDFKDPIIPMHFALRIYRNGTINYLMRRHLILSCQGRLNIFPFDDPLCSFALESISYEQSAITYVWKNDEDTLRKSPSLTTLNAYLIQNQTIPCPIKASWRGNYSCLKVDLIFTRDRAFYFTTVFIPGIILVTSSFITFWLEWNAVPARSMIGVTTMLNFFTTSNGFRSTLPVVSNLTAMNVWDGVCMCFIYASLLEFVCVNYVGRKRPLHNVVYRPGENPVTQGDKKRESTGAADLVTCTACTGAPGSCTHTTNNGGVSEVRKKEPPHPIRVAKTIDVIARITFPTAYAVFLIFFFIHYKAFS comes from the exons ATGGGTTGGTCATGCGTGGTGGCACGCGCCGTGGCTTTTCTCCTCATGCTCAGCAGAGCATCCGCGCTAACGTCCGACAT ctTTGCAGCGGGCAAGTCGGACAAAGAGATTCTGGACAATCTACTAAAAAACTCCCGCTATGACAAAAGACTGCTTCCACCAGTAGATg GTGTCCTCACCGTAAATGTTAGCGTGCTACTTCTTAGTTTAGCATCTCCAGATGAATCTAGtctt AAATACGAGGTGGAGTTTCTTCTGCAGCAGCAGTGGTATGACCCTCGATTGCGATATTCTAATCAGTCGCATTACGACTTCCTAAATGCCATCCATCATCACGAGGACATCTGGTTGCCTGACACATACTTCATAATGCATGGGGATTTTAAA GATCCAATAATACCTATGCATTTTGCGTTGCGCATATACCGGAATGGCACAATCAACTACTTAATGCGGCGTCATCTCATACTGTCCTGCCAGGGGCGGCTCAACATCTTCCCTTTTGATGACCCTTTGTGTTCATTTGCATTAGAGAGTA tatctTATGAGCAATCGGCTATTACCTATGTATGGAAGAATGACGAGGACACGCTGAGAAAGTCGCCATCATTGACGACCCTGAATGCGTACCTCATCCAGAATCAAACCATTCCTTGTCCCATCAAAGCTAGCTGGAGAG GTAACTACAGCTGTCTAAAGGTGGACCTTATTTTTACGAGAGACCGAGCATTCTACTTTACCACAGTATTTATCCCTGGAATTATTCTGGTGACCTCTTCCTTCATCACATTTTGGCTGGAATGGAACGCGGTTCCAGCCCGTTCCATGATAG GCGTAACGACAATGTTGAATTTCTTCACAACGTCGAACGGTTTCCGGTCAACCCTACCTGTGGTTTCCAACTTAACAGCTATGAACGTTTGGGACGGGGTATGCATGTGTTTCATCTACGCATCGCTACTTGAGTTCGTGTGTGTGAACTATGTCGGTCGAAAACGACCACTTCACAATGTCGTGTACAGACCCGGCGAAAATCCAGTGACGCAG GGTGATAAAAAGCGAGAGTCGACAGGAGCGGCCGACTTGGTGACGTGCACGGCCTGCACGGGGGCTCCTGGGTCGTGCACCCATACAACTAATAATGGCGGTGTATCAGag GTCCGTAAAAAGGAGCCGCCGCATCCGATCCGTGTGGCGAAGACGATCGACGTCATCGCCCGCATCACTTTCCCCACTGCCTATGCTGTGTTTCTTATCTTCTTCTTCATACACTACAAGGCCTTCTCTTAA
- the LOC125065479 gene encoding glutamate-gated chloride channel isoform X18, which translates to MGWSCVVARAVAFLLMLSRASALTSDIFAAGKSDKEILDNLLKNSRYDKRLLPPVDGVLTVNVSVLLLSLASPDESSLKYEVEFLLQQQWYDPRLRYSNQSHYDFLNAIHHHEDIWLPDTYFIMHGDFKDPIIPMHFALRIYRNGTINYLMRRHLILSCQGRLNIFPFDDPLCSFALESISYEQSAITYVWKNDEDTLRKSPSLTTLNAYLIQNQTIPCPIKASWRGNYSCLKVDLIFTRDRAFYFTTVFIPGIILVTSSFITFWLEWNAVPARSMIGVTTMLNFFTTSNGFRSTLPVVSNLTAMNVWDGVCMCFIYASLLEFVCVNYVGRKRPLHNVVYRPGENPVTQRLPAVLSRIGIILASPLGDKKRESTGAADLVTCTACTGAPGSCTHTTNNGGVSEVRKKEPPHPIRVAKTIDVIARITFPTAYAVFLIFFFIHYKAFS; encoded by the exons ATGGGTTGGTCATGCGTGGTGGCACGCGCCGTGGCTTTTCTCCTCATGCTCAGCAGAGCATCCGCGCTAACGTCCGACAT ctTTGCAGCGGGCAAGTCGGACAAAGAGATTCTGGACAATCTACTAAAAAACTCCCGCTATGACAAAAGACTGCTTCCACCAGTAGATg GTGTCCTCACCGTAAATGTTAGCGTGCTACTTCTTAGTTTAGCATCTCCAGATGAATCTAGtctt AAATACGAGGTGGAGTTTCTTCTGCAGCAGCAGTGGTATGACCCTCGATTGCGATATTCTAATCAGTCGCATTACGACTTCCTAAATGCCATCCATCATCACGAGGACATCTGGTTGCCTGACACATACTTCATAATGCATGGGGATTTTAAA GATCCAATAATACCTATGCATTTTGCGTTGCGCATATACCGGAATGGCACAATCAACTACTTAATGCGGCGTCATCTCATACTGTCCTGCCAGGGGCGGCTCAACATCTTCCCTTTTGATGACCCTTTGTGTTCATTTGCATTAGAGAGTA tatctTATGAGCAATCGGCTATTACCTATGTATGGAAGAATGACGAGGACACGCTGAGAAAGTCGCCATCATTGACGACCCTGAATGCGTACCTCATCCAGAATCAAACCATTCCTTGTCCCATCAAAGCTAGCTGGAGAG GTAACTACAGCTGTCTAAAGGTGGACCTTATTTTTACGAGAGACCGAGCATTCTACTTTACCACAGTATTTATCCCTGGAATTATTCTGGTGACCTCTTCCTTCATCACATTTTGGCTGGAATGGAACGCGGTTCCAGCCCGTTCCATGATAG GCGTAACGACAATGTTGAATTTCTTCACAACGTCGAACGGTTTCCGGTCAACCCTACCTGTGGTTTCCAACTTAACAGCTATGAACGTTTGGGACGGGGTATGCATGTGTTTCATCTACGCATCGCTACTTGAGTTCGTGTGTGTGAACTATGTCGGTCGAAAACGACCACTTCACAATGTCGTGTACAGACCCGGCGAAAATCCAGTGACGCAG CGACTGCCCGCAGTTCTCAGCAGAATTGGCATTATACTGGCCAGCCCTTTG GGTGATAAAAAGCGAGAGTCGACAGGAGCGGCCGACTTGGTGACGTGCACGGCCTGCACGGGGGCTCCTGGGTCGTGCACCCATACAACTAATAATGGCGGTGTATCAGag GTCCGTAAAAAGGAGCCGCCGCATCCGATCCGTGTGGCGAAGACGATCGACGTCATCGCCCGCATCACTTTCCCCACTGCCTATGCTGTGTTTCTTATCTTCTTCTTCATACACTACAAGGCCTTCTCTTAA